The Nitrospiria bacterium genomic interval CCAACACAGGCAACCAGATAGTTGGGCAATTTCCCCTCAGCTTTAAGAATTTGTCTCCGGGCTTCCCGCCCGATGACCGATTGAAAATCCCGTATCATCATCGGGTAGGGGTGAGGTCCTAAGACCGACCCTAATATATAATGTGTATTTCTCACATGGGTGGTCCAATCCCGCATGGCTTCATTGATGGCATCTTTCAGGGTTCGGCTCCCTGCATCTACCGGAGTAACTTTTGAGCCCAAAAGGTGCATCCGGAAAACATTAAGTGCCTGTCGTTCCATATCCTCGGTTCCCATATATACCTCACAGGTCAGGCCGAACATGGCCGCAACCGTGGCGGTGGCCACCCCATGCTGTCCCGCACCGGTTTCGGCAATCACCCGTTCTTTCTTCATTCGGCGGGTCAATAAAACCTGCCCCACTGTATTATTGATTTTATGGGCCCCTGTATGGCACAAATCCTCACGTTTTAGATAGATCTTCGCCCCTTTCAAACGTTCGGTGAGACGGCGCGCAAAATAAAGAGGAGTGGGTCTTCCAACATACTCCCTCAAATAATAACTGACCTCCTCCTGAAAGCGCTTCTCTGCCCGAAGCCGAAAATAGGTGCGCTCCAATTCATCAAGGGCCGCTATTAAAGTCTCCGGGGCAAACCTTCCTCCAAACTGGCCAAAGTGGCCTTTCCTCTCATCTTTGGCCTTTATTAAGGACGGTCTTTTGGTTTTAGCCTTTTGCTTCTTCAATAAACCTTTTGATTTTTTCATGATCCTTTTTTCCTTTAAGGTCCCCTTCAACTCCGCTGCTCACATCCACCCCATAGGGCCTTACTTTTTTAACAGCTTCCCCAACGTTTTCCGGGGTTAAACCACCGGCCAGAATAATCGTTCCGAAAGGTTTCGCCTTGACTGCCAAATCCCAGTCAAACTTTTTACCTGTTCCCCCGTATTCCCCTTTCAAAAAAGTATCCAGAAGAAATGCCCTCACGTGAAACTGAGAAAGGAGAGATAAACTCTCTTCATTTTTCATGTGAATGGCTTTGATGGCCCTCTGCTGAAACTGATGGCAGAGAGCTGGAGACTCATTTCCCTGAAATTGAACCATATCTAGACCGCAAGACTCTACGGTTTTTTGGATAA includes:
- the trpB gene encoding tryptophan synthase subunit beta is translated as MKAKDERKGHFGQFGGRFAPETLIAALDELERTYFRLRAEKRFQEEVSYYLREYVGRPTPLYFARRLTERLKGAKIYLKREDLCHTGAHKINNTVGQVLLTRRMKKERVIAETGAGQHGVATATVAAMFGLTCEVYMGTEDMERQALNVFRMHLLGSKVTPVDAGSRTLKDAINEAMRDWTTHVRNTHYILGSVLGPHPYPMMIRDFQSVIGREARRQILKAEGKLPNYLVACVGGGSNSIGLFYQFLKDSKVKMIGVEAGGLGIASGKHAARFADGSVGVLHGTKTFLLQDEFGQIRTTHSVSAGLDYPAVGPEHSFYQDRKRVQYTYVKDEEALEAFDLLSRVEGIIPALESAHAIAEVIKLAPRLSRGSIIIVNLSGRGDKDVNQIAKMRGIDIS
- a CDS encoding phosphoribosylanthranilate isomerase — translated: MIRVKICGITHLEDAQAAVEYGADAIGFVLYRQSARFIEPQQVQIIISKLPPYVTCIGLFVDEQPSVIQKTVESCGLDMVQFQGNESPALCHQFQQRAIKAIHMKNEESLSLLSQFHVRAFLLDTFLKGEYGGTGKKFDWDLAVKAKPFGTIILAGGLTPENVGEAVKKVRPYGVDVSSGVEGDLKGKKDHEKIKRFIEEAKG